A region from the Nesterenkonia lacusekhoensis genome encodes:
- a CDS encoding HK97 gp10 family phage protein: MSANIQGLGDLDALVRDLGVAPNKAHRAIRRVMKRGGQEMKKKMQADFRGSRSFRHVGRSVTYDVVERRGATTVEIGTDAARSSSAPLSGIAYFGGARGGGGTVQEPDYILEAEADNAVDWIEKELRGLL, from the coding sequence ATGAGCGCGAACATTCAGGGGCTGGGTGATCTGGATGCGCTGGTGCGCGATCTTGGTGTAGCCCCTAACAAGGCGCACAGGGCTATCCGCAGGGTGATGAAGCGCGGTGGCCAGGAGATGAAAAAGAAGATGCAGGCGGATTTCCGGGGGTCCAGGTCTTTCCGTCATGTTGGCCGGTCGGTGACGTATGACGTTGTTGAGCGGCGAGGCGCTACCACCGTTGAGATTGGTACTGATGCGGCCCGGTCGTCGTCTGCTCCGCTTTCTGGCATCGCCTACTTCGGTGGCGCAAGAGGAGGCGGCGGGACCGTGCAGGAGCCGGACTACATTCTCGAGGCCGAGGCCGATAACGCGGTGGACTGGATCGAGAAAGAACTTAGGGGGCTGCTGTGA
- a CDS encoding DUF6093 family protein — translation MPTRALLARGREAAERLMTDTVRVERRTGGTTLDPETGRDVPVFETVYAGRGKLSSTPSTGETYESGEHSYLVESPRLHLPIDVSVRPGDEAVVTATETENASVGARMRLRDLNRGTHRTAQRWNVEVITG, via the coding sequence ATGCCTACTCGTGCTCTTTTGGCTCGTGGCCGGGAGGCCGCTGAGCGGCTGATGACTGACACTGTGCGTGTTGAGCGGCGAACCGGTGGGACGACGCTGGATCCGGAGACGGGCCGTGATGTGCCGGTCTTCGAGACGGTGTATGCGGGGCGCGGGAAGCTGTCGTCTACTCCGTCTACTGGTGAGACGTATGAGTCTGGTGAGCATTCCTACCTGGTGGAGTCTCCGCGGCTGCATCTGCCTATTGATGTGTCTGTGCGGCCGGGGGATGAGGCCGTGGTGACGGCTACTGAGACTGAGAACGCGTCTGTTGGTGCGCGTATGCGGCTCAGGGATTTGAACCGTGGCACTCACCGGACGGCACAGCGCTGGAACGTGGAGGTGATCACGGGATGA